A window of the Haloquadratum walsbyi C23 genome harbors these coding sequences:
- a CDS encoding type II toxin-antitoxin system RelE family toxin — MSDDRWTWELSSTAEDDLDGLSPAEQDRILDKLDEIVSSPWRDPPDYGEPLQNSPYKKIRVGEFRLSVSFRQDDGRLVVARIKRRGGAYTADDD; from the coding sequence ATGAGTGACGACCGGTGGACGTGGGAACTCTCCTCAACGGCCGAAGACGACCTCGATGGACTGTCCCCCGCCGAGCAAGACCGGATACTCGACAAGCTCGATGAAATCGTCTCCTCGCCGTGGCGCGACCCGCCAGACTACGGCGAACCGCTCCAGAACAGCCCGTACAAGAAAATACGCGTCGGGGAGTTTCGGCTCTCGGTAAGCTTCCGACAGGACGACGGGCGGCTCGTCGTCGCACGTATCAAGCGTCGGGGCGGCGCGTACACCGCTGATGACGACTAA
- a CDS encoding ion transporter, with product MNYTQARSFTYEIFAPRLGGRLGAAFDWGIMGLIVINIIAVLLETVDPIAATYGRELYLIEIISVSVFTIEYLAHVWSIIETRKYDNPVLGRIRFIFTPLMIIDLLAILPFYLASIFAVDTRFLRAMRLVRVIRLLKIARYSESIRSFATVLRSQKEKLVVAAAMNLILLVLSSSIMYQLEHNAQPELFSSIPATLWWGAMTLTTVGYGDMYPVTQGGQVAGSLIAVFGIGLFALPASILAAGFIEDSQATDDNVCPHCGEELSQNK from the coding sequence ATGAATTACACACAAGCACGGTCGTTTACATATGAGATATTTGCCCCGCGATTAGGTGGGCGACTTGGTGCAGCATTTGATTGGGGCATCATGGGGTTGATTGTGATCAATATCATTGCAGTCTTACTCGAGACTGTGGATCCAATTGCAGCTACATATGGGCGTGAGCTGTATTTAATCGAAATTATTTCGGTCAGCGTTTTTACAATCGAGTATCTCGCTCATGTATGGTCAATTATCGAGACAAGAAAGTATGATAATCCTGTTTTGGGGCGCATCCGATTTATTTTCACTCCACTGATGATTATTGATCTCCTTGCCATTCTTCCGTTCTATCTAGCAAGTATCTTTGCTGTCGATACACGCTTTCTTCGGGCGATGCGGTTGGTACGTGTGATCCGGTTACTAAAGATTGCACGTTATTCTGAGTCAATCAGGTCATTTGCAACAGTCCTCCGGTCACAAAAAGAGAAACTGGTTGTCGCAGCGGCAATGAATCTTATTTTACTTGTGTTATCTTCGTCAATTATGTATCAACTCGAACATAATGCGCAACCTGAACTGTTCAGTTCAATTCCAGCGACGCTTTGGTGGGGAGCGATGACGCTGACAACCGTTGGTTATGGAGACATGTACCCAGTAACGCAAGGTGGGCAGGTAGCTGGCTCTCTCATTGCCGTGTTTGGGATTGGATTATTTGCTCTTCCAGCATCAATACTGGCTGCTGGGTTTATTGAGGACTCACAAGCAACAGATGACAATGTCTGCCCTCACTGTGGTGAGGAGTTATCCCAGAACAAATGA
- a CDS encoding ribbon-helix-helix domain-containing protein: MSEAATNDGDGNDIATVNFKLTESFLEQIDDTWQGRGFNSRSEFIRYTLRDAVEFPTFDRDELVALLEAEEDIREGRTTSAEEARERFGASDE; the protein is encoded by the coding sequence ATGTCTGAAGCGGCCACAAATGACGGCGATGGGAACGACATCGCCACGGTGAATTTCAAACTCACCGAGTCGTTCCTCGAACAGATAGACGATACGTGGCAAGGGCGCGGATTCAACAGTCGGAGCGAATTCATCCGGTACACGCTTCGGGACGCCGTCGAGTTCCCGACGTTCGACCGCGACGAACTCGTTGCGCTCCTCGAAGCCGAGGAAGACATCCGCGAGGGACGAACGACGAGCGCCGAGGAGGCCCGCGAGCGGTTCGGCGCGAGCGATGAGTGA